The region TCCTGGATGTTGGGCACCTGATCGCAGACCGGGTCGGCGTGGCAGGAGCAATCGCATCCCTCGGCGACGTTGATGCGGATGGTGGCGGTGTTGCCGGGGCCGTCGCCGTCATCGGCGTGGTAGCGGATCGAATCGGGGCCGACGTAGTCGAGGTCGGGCGTGTAATCGAAGGAACCGTTGGCGGCGTTGAAGTTGGAGACCGTGCCATGAAACGGCCCCAGATCGAACGCGACAGTAAAGGCGACATCATCGACATCGATCACCGGTAGCGCAGGGACATGCGCGAGTGTGTTCTTGATGGCGTTGAAGTTGGCGTCCGCGGCGACGGGAGGATCATTGACGGCGGCGACATCGATGCGCAGCGTGCCGGTGTTGGACGTCGCAAAGCCGTCATTGACTGTGAACCGCACTGAGTCGGGGCCGAAGTAGTCCTGGGCGGGAGCGTAGGTGTAGGTCCCCGCGTTGGCGTTGATCACTTGCAGACTGCCGTGGAAGGGGCCGCTGGCGACGGTGCGCGGTATCGGGTCGCCGTCGGGATCGAAGGCCTGCAAAGTGACGCCCAGCGGCGTGTCCTCCTGCGCCGCAACCGCGGAGTCGCGCGCGACCGGAGGATCGGTGACTTCGTTGACGGTGATCGTGACCAGTTCGGAGTCGGCGAGCGCGCCATCGGAGACGATGAAGCGCACGACCGGGGCGCCGGACTGCGTGAAGCCCGGGGTCCAACTGAAATTGCCGGTGCCATTGCCGTTGTCGGTGAAGACGGCGCCCGCGGGCAGGCTTTCGGCGGCGAGGGTCAGCGGGTCGCCGTTGCCGTCGGAAGCGCTGACGCCGAAGGCCAACAACTGTCCCTCATTCACATTCCTGGGGCCGATCGACGCCAACACGGGCGCGACGGGCGGACAGGTCAGTGTGGTGGTCTGGCCGGCGTTGTTGCGCGGGGTGGCGGCCGATGCTATCCCCCACTGGGCGGCGTTGTCCTTGGGCAGGATGTAGTCGTGGATGTTGCGCACCAGCGAACGGCAGCCATCGGAAGGAAGCGCCGGCGCCGGCGAACCAAAGTTGGTGTTGCTGCCGGTGTAGTTGCCGTAGGCGACCGCGTCGACCATGGTCGGAAATGGCGGCGGATCCTCGAAGATGACACGGCCGTTGCCGAGGAAGATCGAGTTGGCCGGTATGATGAAAT is a window of bacterium DNA encoding:
- a CDS encoding Ig-like domain-containing protein, which encodes MSRRLRFAAALFLVWGIVGLSTTRVMADPQTFHIIDINEVYTNADGSKQFIELFAGSAGQTNLAPTWLIALNADGTDTNVVFDFTALFPALDANETILLATAAMADDLGFSPDFIIPANSIFLGNGRVIFEDPPPFPTMVDAVAYGNYTGSNTNFGSPAPALPSDGCRSLVRNIHDYILPKDNAAQWGIASAATPRNNAGQTTTLTCPPVAPVLASIGPRNVNEGQLLAFGVSASDGNGDPLTLAAESLPAGAVFTDNGNGTGNFSWTPGFTQSGAPVVRFIVSDGALADSELVTITVNEVTDPPVARDSAVAAQEDTPLGVTLQAFDPDGDPIPRTVASGPFHGSLQVINANAGTYTYAPAQDYFGPDSVRFTVNDGFATSNTGTLRIDVAAVNDPPVAADANFNAIKNTLAHVPALPVIDVDDVAFTVAFDLGPFHGTVSNFNAANGSFDYTPDLDYVGPDSIRYHADDGDGPGNTATIRINVAEGCDCSCHADPVCDQVPNIQDVVSVVNIAFRGGADTVDPQCTHIGRADLNCDCVVSVLDVVSMVNHAFRGDASPFCDACASPCP